A single window of Modestobacter italicus DNA harbors:
- a CDS encoding site-specific integrase: MRKLPSGRWQARYPGPDGRDRSAPTTFATKTDAARFLAATEVDMARGAWLDPHRSGVRLREYSQSWLAERSVRGRPLATRTRETYQHSLDRWVLPSLGDLPLDRITPAVVRRWHAQTTAATGPTAARQAYAVLRAILSTAVADDALARNPCRITGAGQARSDERPLLDLEQVQQLAANMPVHLRGLVELAFWGHLRLGELVALRIEDVDLDAGKVSVRRQVVETDTGPEESAPKAGSQRTVHLPDQGVDALDEHLRVRGTTVPTDRLFARPDGSLLRAHHVHAAWQTARKRASLPEAHLHDLRHAGLTLAAQSGATLAEVMRRAGHSSSRAAMIYQHAAERRDAEVAARLGRLAAGPRTNPPDRQRPRRAR; encoded by the coding sequence GTGCGCAAGCTGCCCTCCGGTCGCTGGCAGGCCCGCTACCCCGGACCCGACGGCAGGGACCGGTCCGCGCCCACCACCTTCGCGACCAAGACGGACGCCGCCCGCTTCCTGGCCGCGACCGAAGTCGACATGGCCCGAGGCGCCTGGCTCGATCCACACCGCAGCGGCGTCCGGCTCCGTGAGTACAGCCAGTCCTGGCTCGCCGAGCGCAGCGTCCGCGGCCGTCCGCTGGCCACCCGGACCCGGGAGACCTACCAGCACTCACTCGACCGCTGGGTACTGCCAAGCCTCGGAGATCTACCCCTCGACCGCATCACGCCGGCCGTCGTACGACGGTGGCACGCCCAGACCACCGCTGCCACGGGCCCGACGGCCGCGCGCCAGGCCTACGCCGTCCTCCGCGCGATCCTCTCCACCGCGGTCGCGGACGACGCCCTGGCCCGCAACCCGTGCCGCATCACCGGCGCCGGACAGGCGCGGAGCGACGAGCGGCCGCTGCTGGACCTCGAGCAGGTCCAACAGCTCGCCGCCAACATGCCCGTCCATCTCCGCGGCCTGGTCGAGCTCGCCTTTTGGGGGCACCTGCGGCTGGGCGAGCTCGTCGCTCTGCGCATCGAGGACGTCGACTTGGACGCGGGCAAGGTGTCTGTGCGGCGACAGGTCGTCGAGACCGACACCGGACCGGAGGAAAGCGCGCCGAAGGCGGGAAGCCAGCGGACCGTGCACCTGCCCGACCAGGGTGTCGACGCATTGGACGAGCATTTGCGAGTGCGGGGGACGACTGTCCCGACCGACCGGCTGTTCGCCAGGCCCGATGGCAGCCTGCTCCGCGCGCATCACGTGCATGCGGCCTGGCAGACGGCGCGGAAGCGGGCGTCCCTGCCCGAGGCGCACCTGCACGACCTGCGCCATGCCGGCCTCACGCTGGCAGCACAGAGCGGCGCCACGCTCGCCGAGGTGATGCGCCGGGCCGGCCACTCGTCGTCGCGCGCGGCAATGATCTACCAGCACGCCGCCGAGCGACGCGACGCCGAGGTCGCCGCACGGCTGGGCCGCCTCGCGGCCGGCCCGAGGACGAACCCTCCGGACAGGCAGCGGCCTCGTCGAGCCCGCTGA
- a CDS encoding MaoC family dehydratase, with protein MTTTLDAQPDMTALLVRAALTARGRGGDLPTTRLAREGVRVDPGRLADYDEVCRFPLSDTLPVTFPHVLTFPLQVALMTDRSFPLALPGLVHVRNVIEQVRPISSAEPLDLQVWAERLAAHRSGATVDLCASVSVGGAEVWRGRSTYLARGAAAPEGSPQADLDVSVGELARTTARWRVPADAGRRYARVSGDVNPIHLSGLTARAFGFRRAIAHGMWVQARALAALSGRMPDAPTVDVAFRKPLFLPATVVLAMAAAASGWDLTVRDAGTGTEHLVGAVR; from the coding sequence ATGACGACGACGCTCGACGCGCAGCCGGACATGACGGCGCTGCTGGTCCGCGCCGCGCTCACCGCCCGCGGCCGTGGCGGTGACCTGCCGACCACCCGGCTGGCCCGGGAGGGCGTGCGGGTCGACCCGGGCCGGCTGGCCGACTACGACGAGGTGTGCCGGTTCCCGCTCAGCGACACCCTCCCGGTGACCTTCCCGCACGTGCTCACATTCCCGCTGCAGGTCGCGCTGATGACGGACCGGTCGTTCCCGCTGGCGCTGCCCGGGCTGGTGCACGTGCGCAACGTGATCGAGCAGGTCCGGCCGATCAGCTCGGCCGAACCGCTCGACCTGCAGGTGTGGGCCGAGCGGCTGGCCGCCCATCGCAGCGGCGCGACGGTCGACCTGTGCGCGTCGGTCTCGGTCGGTGGGGCTGAGGTGTGGCGCGGGCGGTCGACCTACCTGGCCCGCGGCGCCGCCGCGCCGGAGGGTTCGCCGCAGGCCGATCTGGACGTGTCCGTCGGCGAGCTCGCGCGGACGACGGCCCGGTGGCGGGTGCCCGCCGACGCCGGCCGGCGCTACGCCAGGGTCTCCGGCGACGTGAACCCGATCCACCTGTCCGGCCTGACCGCGCGCGCCTTCGGCTTCCGGCGGGCCATCGCGCACGGCATGTGGGTGCAGGCACGCGCGCTGGCGGCGCTGTCCGGCCGGATGCCCGACGCGCCCACCGTGGACGTCGCCTTCCGGAAGCCGCTGTTCCTCCCCGCGACCGTCGTGCTGGCGATGGCAGCGGCGGCCTCGGGGTGGGACCTCACCGTCCGGGACGCCGGGACGGGCACCGAACACCTGGTCGGCGCAGTCCGCTAG
- a CDS encoding class E sortase encodes MSDPDQGLQSGRTQRWDRVPELGGPSVPGRPPVPPRRVAEPAAVARDQHAEPATAWHAPAPVTTVVPQQHPDPIWDAADSADDGEWAFAWEDDDEWDDEPVRQRDPLWRLLVRGAGELLVTAGLVVLLFVVYEVYVTDLLNDRTQGNLAEQIRDQWDQASAAPENLVAPAVGEPLAILHVPRLGEDYSRVVLEGVSEEQLAEGPGHYIGTALPGQQGNLAIAGHRVGKGSPFLDTDKLVPGDPIVVETAQNWYVYRVLGDAATGDYTTDASGIPGQQIVKPDDVSVIAPTPGAAGAAPSGAYLTLTTCHPKYSAKQRLIVHAALDGDPVSKAEFPDGPPALTEG; translated from the coding sequence ATGTCGGACCCGGACCAGGGCCTGCAGTCGGGCCGGACCCAGCGGTGGGACCGGGTCCCCGAGCTCGGCGGACCGTCCGTCCCGGGGCGCCCGCCGGTTCCCCCGCGCCGCGTCGCGGAGCCCGCGGCCGTCGCCCGGGACCAGCACGCCGAGCCGGCCACCGCGTGGCACGCGCCGGCGCCGGTCACCACCGTCGTCCCGCAGCAGCACCCCGACCCGATCTGGGACGCCGCCGACTCCGCCGACGACGGCGAGTGGGCCTTCGCCTGGGAGGACGACGACGAGTGGGACGACGAGCCGGTGCGGCAGCGTGACCCCCTCTGGCGGCTCCTGGTCCGCGGTGCCGGCGAGCTGCTGGTCACCGCGGGCCTGGTCGTGCTGCTGTTCGTCGTCTACGAGGTCTACGTGACCGACCTGCTCAACGACCGCACGCAGGGCAACCTCGCCGAGCAGATCCGCGACCAGTGGGACCAGGCGTCGGCGGCACCGGAGAACCTGGTGGCCCCCGCGGTCGGCGAGCCGCTCGCCATCCTGCACGTCCCGCGGCTCGGGGAGGACTACTCGCGCGTGGTCCTGGAGGGCGTCAGCGAGGAACAGCTGGCCGAGGGGCCGGGGCACTACATCGGCACCGCGCTGCCCGGGCAGCAGGGGAACCTGGCCATCGCCGGGCACCGGGTGGGCAAGGGCTCGCCGTTCCTGGACACCGACAAGCTGGTCCCCGGCGACCCGATCGTCGTGGAGACCGCGCAGAACTGGTACGTCTACCGGGTCCTCGGCGACGCGGCCACCGGCGACTACACGACCGACGCGAGCGGCATCCCCGGGCAGCAGATCGTCAAGCCCGACGACGTCTCGGTGATCGCGCCGACCCCGGGCGCCGCCGGCGCGGCGCCCAGCGGGGCCTACCTGACGCTGACCACCTGCCACCCCAAGTACTCGGCGAAGCAGCGGCTGATCGTGCACGCCGCGCTGGACGGCGACCCGGTCAGCAAGGCCGAGTTCCCCGACGGCCCGCCGGCCCTGACCGAAGGCTGA
- a CDS encoding fibronectin type III domain-containing protein has product MSIKSPARRWSGLLAVGTIAASTAVMSMAGVAQAAPTTTTDANCGPVTSDPAADARAAADKAAAAAALAKDAADKAGAAAVVAQDAAKSAADASVAAAATAASAVTAAAAAQSAVDAAQVAYDAAKATYDAASAEVALAEQNLATATEDAAAAKTASDNAAEAAAEAEQKNIQSHIAEADAGQAYMDASSEAAIARDNAQSAAEYLQTINDDPSSTDQDKADAQAAVESADAAVTAAANAEASAFQAAALASTLASADYQAWQAALTSASELATAATAAQSAAETAKTAADEAAADAVAPKAAADEAKANLDEAKAAKATADELVTSTAATATAKATAATAAATAADTAKAAADKAAADATASQAAADAAKAAADAYDSPLYTGGSSSSAISVIAAGDCGTEVPGVVVAAPVNVKASVGTSSINVTWDAPADTTGIAGYEVFALPGAEPQSSAGLVTCVVDADGRACLLGVEAGQQYTVGVHAFDTEGNLGESGEFIVTGVVPAPTVAKSVPAGNAELKSKDGSVDKVTAGQKMTFVGSGYLPFSTVTLVVYSEPQVVGTVVADENGNFTVDVTIPANLVNGEHSLVATGVDANGNPYVLRADFTVSGGVASSAQPGGLAYTGASIALPMLGGLTAVGVGGGLLVAARRRKNA; this is encoded by the coding sequence GTGAGCATCAAGAGCCCTGCGCGGCGTTGGAGCGGCCTGCTGGCCGTCGGCACCATCGCTGCCTCCACTGCTGTCATGAGCATGGCCGGGGTCGCCCAGGCCGCGCCGACCACCACCACGGACGCGAACTGCGGCCCGGTCACCAGCGACCCGGCCGCGGACGCCCGCGCCGCCGCCGACAAGGCCGCCGCCGCTGCCGCGCTCGCCAAGGACGCGGCCGACAAGGCCGGTGCAGCTGCGGTCGTCGCCCAGGACGCCGCCAAGTCGGCCGCCGACGCCTCCGTGGCAGCCGCCGCCACCGCCGCGTCGGCTGTCACCGCTGCCGCAGCCGCGCAGTCGGCCGTCGACGCCGCGCAGGTCGCCTACGACGCCGCGAAGGCCACCTACGACGCCGCGTCGGCTGAGGTCGCGCTGGCCGAGCAGAACCTCGCCACCGCCACCGAGGATGCTGCCGCCGCCAAGACCGCCTCGGACAACGCGGCCGAGGCCGCCGCCGAGGCGGAGCAGAAGAACATCCAGTCGCACATCGCTGAGGCGGACGCCGGCCAGGCCTACATGGACGCCTCCTCGGAGGCAGCGATTGCGCGGGACAACGCGCAGTCGGCGGCCGAATACCTCCAGACGATCAATGACGACCCGTCGTCGACCGACCAGGACAAGGCCGATGCCCAGGCCGCGGTGGAGTCCGCCGACGCTGCTGTCACTGCCGCTGCCAACGCCGAGGCCTCCGCGTTCCAGGCTGCCGCCCTGGCATCGACGCTGGCGTCCGCCGACTACCAGGCCTGGCAGGCGGCGCTGACCAGCGCGAGCGAGCTCGCAACCGCCGCGACCGCTGCTCAGAGCGCCGCTGAGACCGCCAAGACCGCTGCCGACGAGGCCGCGGCCGACGCCGTCGCCCCCAAGGCCGCCGCCGACGAGGCGAAGGCCAACCTCGACGAGGCCAAGGCTGCCAAGGCCACCGCCGACGAGCTCGTCACCTCCACCGCCGCGACCGCGACGGCCAAGGCCACCGCCGCGACCGCGGCCGCCACCGCCGCGGACACCGCCAAGGCCGCTGCTGACAAGGCCGCTGCCGACGCCACGGCCTCGCAGGCTGCCGCCGACGCGGCCAAGGCGGCGGCCGACGCCTACGACTCCCCGCTGTACACCGGTGGCAGCTCCTCCTCGGCGATCAGTGTGATCGCCGCTGGCGACTGCGGCACCGAGGTCCCCGGCGTCGTCGTCGCCGCGCCGGTGAACGTCAAGGCCTCCGTGGGCACCTCCTCGATCAACGTCACCTGGGACGCCCCGGCCGACACGACCGGCATCGCCGGCTACGAGGTCTTCGCCCTCCCGGGTGCCGAGCCGCAGAGCAGCGCCGGTCTGGTCACCTGCGTCGTCGACGCCGACGGGCGCGCCTGCCTGCTGGGTGTCGAGGCAGGCCAGCAGTACACCGTCGGCGTCCACGCCTTCGACACCGAGGGCAACCTGGGTGAGTCCGGCGAGTTCATCGTCACCGGCGTCGTCCCGGCCCCGACGGTCGCCAAGTCCGTCCCGGCCGGCAACGCCGAGCTGAAGTCGAAGGACGGGTCGGTCGACAAGGTCACCGCCGGCCAGAAGATGACCTTCGTCGGCAGCGGCTACCTGCCCTTCTCCACCGTCACCCTGGTCGTCTACTCCGAGCCCCAGGTGGTCGGGACCGTCGTCGCCGACGAGAACGGCAACTTCACCGTCGACGTCACCATCCCGGCGAACCTGGTCAACGGCGAGCACAGCCTGGTGGCCACGGGTGTCGACGCCAACGGCAACCCCTACGTCCTGCGCGCTGACTTCACCGTCTCCGGTGGCGTCGCCTCCAGCGCCCAGCCGGGCGGGCTCGCCTACACCGGCGCCTCGATCGCACTGCCCATGCTCGGTGGCCTCACGGCCGTCGGTGTCGGTGGTGGCCTGCTCGTCGCGGCCCGGCGTCGCAAGAACGCCTGA
- a CDS encoding helicase-related protein yields the protein MTVPQQAPARRRERSASREAASREADRTAARDEKRAQQIWVDGAAPELPTRATRPEHVVFHLGPTNSGKTYESLQALAAAGSGVYAAPLRQLAHEAYAKLSAQLPAGTVGLSTGEEEIDPNAPIVCCTVEKAPDRGRMLVLDEAHWVTDADRGHHWARLLLTGEYQEMHLISAAEAYLVLKPLVADAEQVEVVNHKRLSRLDVLRGPVRPDAVRPQTLVVAFSRKTVYAVAAELDQHRAGKVGVLYGALPPATRREVIERFTTGELDVLVTTDVIGHGINVPATTVLFAETTKFDGQELRPLRTWEAAQIAGRAGRYGLTGHGQVGILIGISGLKPVAALVGAGAAVARGDEMSDLPKRAPRLRPELDDLGAHEAVDLPEALTRWMAWARAATRDQAMTADDVTSLVLRVHALLPLLRGPLGAAGDLETVWRLVNLAIDYNPPRRTRWLVLAKAALQHAVGLPVPPELILPDLPVGGSVEEFEQTAAAARDAQTLLRQFPGVAGLSSDDAAWVEEECSETITEMLPGAISLGRSGKCSECGTAIAPWFSTCRPCSTRGPAGRGAREGGGRDSRRPRPGSRSGSRQGRRPSRSGR from the coding sequence GTGACCGTCCCGCAGCAAGCCCCCGCCCGTCGCCGCGAGCGCAGCGCCTCACGTGAGGCCGCCTCCCGCGAGGCCGACCGGACCGCCGCCCGCGACGAGAAGCGCGCCCAGCAGATCTGGGTCGACGGCGCCGCCCCCGAGCTCCCCACCCGGGCGACCCGGCCCGAGCACGTCGTCTTCCACCTGGGCCCCACCAACTCCGGCAAGACCTACGAGTCGCTGCAGGCACTGGCCGCCGCCGGCTCCGGTGTCTACGCCGCACCGCTGCGGCAGCTGGCCCACGAGGCCTACGCCAAGCTCTCCGCCCAGCTGCCGGCCGGCACCGTCGGCCTGTCCACCGGCGAGGAGGAGATCGACCCGAACGCGCCGATCGTCTGCTGCACCGTGGAGAAGGCCCCCGACCGGGGCCGGATGCTGGTGCTCGACGAGGCGCACTGGGTCACCGACGCCGACCGCGGCCACCACTGGGCCCGCCTCCTGCTCACCGGTGAGTACCAGGAGATGCACCTGATCTCCGCGGCCGAGGCCTACCTGGTGCTCAAGCCGCTGGTCGCCGACGCCGAGCAGGTCGAGGTCGTCAACCACAAGCGGTTGTCCCGCCTCGACGTCCTCCGCGGCCCGGTCCGCCCGGACGCCGTCCGTCCGCAGACGCTGGTCGTCGCCTTCTCCCGCAAGACGGTCTACGCCGTCGCAGCGGAGCTGGACCAGCACCGCGCGGGCAAGGTCGGCGTCCTCTACGGCGCGCTGCCGCCGGCCACCCGCCGCGAGGTCATCGAGCGGTTCACCACCGGCGAGCTCGACGTGCTGGTGACCACCGACGTCATCGGCCACGGCATCAACGTGCCGGCGACCACGGTGCTCTTCGCCGAGACGACGAAGTTCGACGGCCAGGAGCTGCGCCCGCTGCGCACCTGGGAGGCCGCCCAGATCGCCGGGCGCGCCGGCCGGTACGGGCTGACCGGGCACGGCCAGGTCGGCATCCTGATCGGGATCAGCGGGCTCAAGCCCGTCGCCGCGCTGGTCGGTGCCGGTGCCGCGGTCGCCCGCGGCGACGAGATGAGCGACCTGCCCAAGCGGGCGCCCCGGCTGCGCCCGGAGCTCGACGACCTCGGCGCCCACGAGGCGGTCGACCTGCCCGAGGCGCTGACCCGGTGGATGGCCTGGGCCCGGGCCGCCACCCGCGACCAGGCGATGACCGCCGACGACGTGACCAGCCTCGTGCTGCGGGTGCACGCCCTGCTGCCGCTGCTGCGCGGCCCGCTCGGCGCGGCCGGCGACCTGGAGACCGTGTGGCGGCTGGTCAACCTCGCGATCGACTACAACCCGCCGCGGCGGACCCGCTGGCTGGTGCTGGCCAAGGCCGCCCTGCAGCACGCCGTCGGGCTGCCCGTGCCGCCGGAGCTGATCCTCCCCGACCTCCCGGTCGGCGGCAGCGTCGAGGAGTTCGAGCAGACCGCGGCCGCCGCGCGCGACGCGCAGACCCTGCTCCGCCAGTTCCCCGGGGTCGCCGGGTTGAGCAGCGACGACGCCGCCTGGGTCGAGGAGGAGTGCTCGGAGACGATCACCGAGATGCTCCCCGGTGCCATCTCGCTGGGCCGCTCCGGCAAGTGCAGCGAGTGCGGCACCGCGATCGCCCCGTGGTTCAGCACCTGCCGGCCCTGCAGCACCCGCGGCCCGGCCGGCCGCGGTGCGCGCGAGGGCGGCGGACGTGACTCCCGTCGTCCCCGGCCGGGCTCCCGGTCGGGATCACGCCAGGGTCGACGCCCCTCCCGCAGCGGGCGCTGA
- a CDS encoding 3-oxoacyl-ACP reductase, whose product MSDWYRDFANSGLGGTITTQLGLPRPAELRRYEPGQPLLPGPAVVGSAGQGRLRDQLTALLIEAGITVSNPAEDGERLSAVLLDATGLTGPADLAGAHALLAPAVRRLAPSGRVLVLADPPADAGDPAQAAARQALEGLVRSLAKELRSGATANLVLVPAGAEDGLAGPVRFFLSGRSAYVDGQVLTLAPADLPAAEDVDRPLAGKVAVVTGAARGIGAAIARVLARDGAHVVAVDVPAAGEQLAQVANEVHGTAVALDVTAADAGPRLARQLVARHGGVDVVVHNAGITRDNLLVNMDADRWNSVMAVNLQAQLDLTAALLATEGALRPAARVVSVSSQSGIAGNRGQTNYAASKAGIIGMVRAWAPAFAERGATINAVAPGFIVTEMTARMPLGTREVGARLNSLQQGGLPVDVAETIAWLAQPGSSGVNGQVVRVCGQSLLGA is encoded by the coding sequence ATGAGCGACTGGTACCGCGACTTCGCCAACTCCGGCCTCGGCGGCACGATCACGACGCAGCTGGGGTTGCCCCGGCCGGCGGAGCTGCGCCGGTACGAGCCCGGTCAGCCGCTGCTGCCCGGCCCGGCCGTGGTCGGCTCGGCCGGGCAGGGACGGCTGCGCGACCAGCTGACCGCGCTGCTGATCGAGGCCGGTATCACGGTCAGCAACCCGGCCGAGGACGGCGAGCGGCTGTCCGCCGTCCTGCTCGACGCCACCGGGCTCACCGGCCCCGCTGACCTGGCCGGGGCGCACGCGCTGCTCGCCCCGGCGGTGCGGCGGCTGGCGCCGAGCGGCCGGGTGCTGGTCCTCGCCGACCCGCCGGCCGACGCAGGCGACCCCGCCCAGGCCGCGGCCCGGCAGGCGCTCGAGGGCCTGGTCCGCTCTCTGGCCAAGGAGCTGCGGTCCGGCGCGACGGCCAACCTGGTGCTCGTGCCCGCCGGCGCCGAGGACGGCCTGGCCGGCCCGGTGCGGTTCTTCCTCTCCGGCCGCTCGGCCTACGTCGACGGCCAGGTGCTGACCCTGGCGCCGGCGGACCTGCCCGCCGCCGAGGACGTCGACCGGCCGCTCGCCGGCAAGGTCGCCGTCGTCACCGGCGCGGCGCGCGGCATCGGCGCGGCCATCGCCCGGGTGCTGGCCCGCGACGGCGCGCACGTGGTCGCCGTCGACGTCCCGGCGGCGGGGGAGCAGCTGGCCCAGGTCGCCAACGAGGTGCACGGGACGGCGGTGGCCCTGGACGTCACCGCCGCGGACGCCGGTCCGCGGCTGGCCCGCCAGCTGGTCGCGCGGCACGGCGGGGTGGACGTCGTGGTGCACAACGCCGGCATCACCCGGGACAACCTGCTGGTCAACATGGACGCCGACCGCTGGAACTCGGTGATGGCGGTCAACCTGCAGGCCCAGCTCGACCTCACCGCGGCGCTGCTGGCGACCGAGGGTGCGCTCCGGCCCGCCGCCCGGGTGGTGAGCGTCAGTTCGCAGTCCGGCATCGCCGGGAACCGCGGGCAGACCAACTACGCGGCGTCCAAGGCCGGGATCATCGGCATGGTGCGCGCCTGGGCGCCCGCGTTCGCCGAGCGCGGCGCCACCATCAACGCGGTCGCGCCGGGCTTCATCGTCACCGAGATGACGGCGCGGATGCCGCTCGGCACCCGCGAGGTCGGCGCACGGCTCAACTCGCTGCAGCAGGGAGGGCTGCCGGTGGACGTCGCCGAGACGATCGCCTGGCTCGCCCAGCCGGGCAGCAGCGGGGTCAACGGCCAGGTCGTGCGGGTGTGCGGCCAGTCGCTGCTCGGCGCCTGA
- a CDS encoding excisionase family DNA-binding protein, giving the protein MATHNTRSTGRLHDVDSAAEYLRCGRRLIYRLVAERKVRFTYAGRSLRFWQSDLDAYLDARVVEPAAPTTSRR; this is encoded by the coding sequence GTGGCGACCCACAACACCCGCTCCACCGGCCGACTGCACGACGTCGACAGCGCTGCCGAATACCTCCGCTGCGGCCGACGACTGATCTACCGCCTGGTCGCGGAACGCAAGGTCCGGTTCACCTACGCCGGCCGCTCGCTGCGCTTCTGGCAGTCCGACCTCGACGCCTACCTGGACGCGCGCGTCGTCGAGCCGGCAGCTCCGACCACCAGCCGACGGTGA
- a CDS encoding IS110 family transposase, with protein MLAGIDTHKDTLAVAVIDDTGRPAVVTELANTEAGFDALELLLEEHTVTRVGIEGSGNYGRGAAVRLVLTGGLEVVEVPPSLTSRERSGRPGQGKTDPVDAVAIARITAREAGLPAVRLAIGVAADLRALADYRAQLVAERTALANRTHSELHGLLPGYQATIPRLTAPTFLTAAQDLLDGDTSVRAQLTRRRLIRLAQLTAEIRDLTGLITTAIAEVETGLTDLYGVGPVGAATILGEVADIRRYRSRHAFAAANGTAPIPASSGRTTRHRLNRSGNRTLNRVLYTIAITQIRADTEGRAYYLRKRAEGKTSREALRCLKRRLSDVVYKTLQDDLAAHPLPELAGAAAPGR; from the coding sequence ATGCTCGCCGGGATCGACACCCACAAAGACACCCTCGCCGTCGCGGTCATCGATGACACCGGCCGCCCGGCGGTGGTCACTGAGCTGGCCAACACCGAGGCCGGCTTCGACGCTCTGGAACTGCTGCTGGAGGAGCACACGGTGACCCGGGTGGGCATCGAGGGCTCGGGCAACTACGGCCGCGGTGCCGCGGTCCGCCTCGTGCTCACCGGCGGGCTGGAGGTGGTGGAAGTACCACCGAGCCTGACCAGCCGGGAACGCTCGGGCCGGCCCGGGCAGGGCAAAACCGACCCGGTCGATGCGGTCGCCATCGCCCGGATCACCGCCCGCGAGGCCGGGCTGCCGGCGGTCCGGTTGGCCATCGGCGTGGCCGCGGACCTGCGGGCGCTGGCGGACTACCGCGCCCAGCTGGTGGCCGAGCGCACCGCGCTGGCCAACCGCACCCACTCCGAGCTGCACGGCCTGCTGCCCGGCTACCAGGCCACCATCCCCCGGCTGACCGCCCCGACGTTCCTCACCGCCGCGCAAGACCTGCTCGACGGCGACACCAGCGTGCGGGCGCAGCTGACCCGCCGCCGGCTGATCCGCCTGGCCCAGCTCACCGCCGAGATCCGGGACCTCACCGGGCTGATCACCACCGCGATCGCCGAGGTCGAGACCGGGCTGACCGACCTCTACGGCGTCGGCCCGGTGGGCGCGGCCACCATCCTCGGCGAGGTCGCCGACATCCGCCGCTACCGCTCCCGGCACGCCTTCGCCGCCGCCAACGGCACCGCCCCCATCCCGGCCTCCTCCGGGCGCACCACCCGGCACCGGCTCAACCGCTCAGGCAACCGAACCTTGAACCGGGTGCTCTACACGATCGCGATCACCCAGATCCGCGCCGACACCGAGGGCCGGGCCTACTACCTGCGCAAACGCGCCGAAGGGAAGACCAGCCGGGAAGCCCTGCGCTGCCTCAAACGACGACTCTCCGACGTCGTCTACAAGACCCTGCAGGACGACCTCGCGGCTCACCCGCTACCGGAGCTGGCCGGCGCCGCCGCACCGGGACGGTGA
- a CDS encoding acetyl-CoA C-acetyltransferase gives MPATRQAAIVGGNRIPFARSNRAYARASNSGMLTATIDGLVARFGLQGEAVGEVVAGAVLKHSRDLNLTREAVLGSRLSAATPAYDVAQACGTGLEAAVLVANKIALGQIESGIAGGVDTTSDAPLAVNEELRRTLLSLNSARTLKQRLAALARIRPGQLVPEAPRNAEPRTGLAMGDHAAITAAEWEIGREEQDELAVRSHRALAAAYDRGFFDDLVTPFLGLTRDDNLRPDSSVEKLSTLKPVFGGPEGTMTAGNSTPLTDGASAVLLASDEWAAAHGLPVLAHLVDAQTAAVDFVHGGEGLLMAPVHAVPVLLARNGLTLQDFDFYEVHEAFASTVLATLKAWEDPAYCKDTLGLDAPLGAIDRTKLNVNGSSLAAGHPFAATGGRIVASLAKQLQEAGPGKRGLISICAAGGQGVVAVLES, from the coding sequence ATGCCAGCCACTCGCCAGGCCGCGATCGTCGGCGGCAACCGCATCCCGTTCGCCCGCAGCAACCGCGCCTACGCCCGGGCCAGCAACTCCGGCATGCTCACCGCGACCATCGACGGGCTCGTCGCCCGGTTCGGGCTGCAGGGCGAGGCGGTCGGTGAGGTCGTCGCCGGCGCCGTCCTCAAGCACTCCCGCGACCTCAACCTGACCCGCGAGGCCGTCCTCGGCTCGCGGCTGTCCGCGGCCACGCCGGCCTACGACGTCGCGCAGGCCTGCGGCACGGGGCTGGAGGCCGCCGTCCTGGTCGCCAACAAGATCGCGCTGGGGCAGATCGAGTCCGGGATCGCCGGCGGGGTCGACACGACGTCGGACGCGCCGCTCGCGGTGAACGAGGAGCTGCGCCGCACGCTGCTGAGCCTGAACTCGGCCCGGACGCTGAAGCAGCGGCTGGCGGCGCTGGCCCGGATCCGCCCCGGGCAGCTCGTGCCGGAGGCGCCGCGCAACGCCGAGCCGCGGACCGGTCTGGCGATGGGCGACCACGCGGCGATCACGGCCGCGGAGTGGGAGATCGGCCGCGAGGAGCAGGACGAGCTGGCCGTCCGGTCGCACCGGGCGCTCGCGGCCGCCTACGACCGCGGCTTCTTCGACGACCTGGTGACGCCGTTCCTCGGCCTGACCCGGGACGACAACCTGCGGCCGGACTCCTCGGTGGAGAAGCTGTCGACGCTGAAGCCGGTGTTCGGCGGGCCCGAGGGCACGATGACGGCCGGCAACTCGACCCCGCTCACCGACGGCGCGTCCGCCGTCCTGCTGGCCTCGGACGAGTGGGCGGCCGCGCACGGCCTGCCGGTGCTCGCGCACCTCGTCGACGCGCAGACCGCCGCGGTCGACTTCGTGCACGGCGGCGAGGGGCTGTTGATGGCGCCCGTCCACGCCGTCCCGGTGCTGCTCGCCCGCAACGGGCTGACCCTGCAGGACTTCGACTTCTACGAGGTCCACGAGGCCTTTGCCTCCACGGTGCTCGCGACGCTGAAGGCGTGGGAGGACCCGGCGTACTGCAAGGACACGCTGGGGTTGGACGCCCCGCTGGGTGCGATCGACCGGACGAAGCTCAACGTCAACGGCTCGTCGCTGGCGGCTGGCCACCCCTTCGCCGCGACCGGCGGCCGGATCGTGGCGTCGCTGGCCAAGCAGCTGCAGGAGGCGGGCCCGGGCAAGCGCGGCCTGATCTCCATCTGCGCCGCCGGTGGCCAGGGCGTCGTCGCTGTCCTCGAGTCCTGA